From the genome of Clarias gariepinus isolate MV-2021 ecotype Netherlands chromosome 28, CGAR_prim_01v2, whole genome shotgun sequence, one region includes:
- the gh1 gene encoding somatotropin, which produces MARVLVLLSVVVASLFFNQGATFETQRLFNNAVIRVQHLHQLAAKMMDDFEEALLPEERKQLSKIFPLSFCNSDSIEAPAGKDETQKSSVLKLLHTSYRLIESWEFPSKNLGNPNHISEKLADLKMGIGVLIEGCVDGQTSLDENDAFAPPFEDFYQTLSEGNLRKSFRLLSCFKKDMHKVETYLSVAKCRRSLDSNCTL; this is translated from the exons ATGGCTCGAG TGTTGGTGCTGCTCTCTGTGGTGGTGGCGAGTCTGTTCTTTAATCAAGGCGCGACATTTGAGACCCAGCGGCTCTTCAACAACGCGGTCATCCGTGTGCAACACCTTCACCAACTGGCTGCCAAGATGATGGATGACTTT GAAGAAGCTTTGTTACCTGAAGAACGCAAACAGCTGAGCAAGATCTTCCCCCTGTCATTCTGCAACTCGGACTCTATCGAGGCTCCGGCAGGCAAGGACGAGACCCAGAAAAGCTCC GTGCTGAAACTGCTGCACACATCTTATCGTCTGATCGAGTCATGGGAGTTCCCCAGCAAGAACCTGGGCAACCCTAACCATATCTCTGAAAAGCTGGCTGACCTGAAAATGGGCATCGGTGTGCTTATTGAG GGATGTGTGGATGGACAAACCAGCCTGGACGAGAATGACGCATTTGCTCCGCCCTTCGAGGATTTCTACCAGACCCTGAGCGAGGGGAACTTGAGGAAGAGCTTCCGTCTGCTGTCTTGCTTCAAGAAAGACATGCACAAAGTGGAGACTTATCTCAGCGTGGCCAAGTGCAGAAGATCCCTGGATTCCAACTGCACCCTGTAG